One part of the Oncorhynchus clarkii lewisi isolate Uvic-CL-2024 chromosome 7, UVic_Ocla_1.0, whole genome shotgun sequence genome encodes these proteins:
- the LOC139412912 gene encoding emopamil-binding protein-like, producing MVSAAFKETQSLFTPVTVYSLLACAAQFVVGYILAQIWGRKCSGTDRWVLVWLFYDAIVHITLEGPFVYMSLVGTVATSDNIFAELWKEYGKADERWLHSDPTIVSLELLTVVLDGILALVLVYAIVKDKHYRHFVQITLCVCELYGGWMTFCPDWLAGSPNLNTNHWLYLWIYLVFFNGVWVVVPGLLLWQSWLSLKRLHPSYQAPKKQK from the exons ATGGTATCGGCGGCGTTTAAAGAAACCCAATCTCTCTTTACTCCAGTGACGGTTTATTCTCTGCTGGCCTGCGCCGCTCAGTTCGTCGTGGGATACATCCTCGCGCAGATATGGGGAAGAAAATGCTCTGGAACTGATAGATGGGTGCTCGTGTGGCTTTTCTACGACGCAATTGTTCACATTACTTTG GAAGGACCTTTTGTTTACATGTCACTTGTTGGAACCGTGGCAACTTCAGACAATATTTTTGCTGAACTTT GGAAGGAGTATGGAAAGGCAGATGAGCGCTGGCTCCACTCTGACCCCACCATCGTCTCCTTGGAGCTGCTGACGGTGGTCCTGGACGGCATCCTGGCGCTGGTGCTTGTCTATGCCATCGTCAAGGACAAACACTACAG GCACTTTGTCCAGatcacgttgtgtgtgtgtgagttgtacGGAGGCTGGATGACCTTCTGTCCAGACTGGCTGGCAGGCAGCCCCAACCTCAACACAAACCACTGGCTCTACTTATGGATCTACCTGGTCTTCTTCAATGGGGTGTGGGTGGTGGTACCTGGACTGCTGCTGTGGCAATCATGGCTGTCACTCAAACGACTTCACCCCTCCTATCAAGCCCCGAAGAAGCAGAAATAG